TGGGAATGAATGGAATTCGGCTCGAAGCGACAGTGCATGTTGTAACAAGCGCGAACAATGCGATGAAGAATATTGAAAAATGTGTTGAACGAACTGGGATAAAAATTCGCGATATCATATTGCAACAACTTGCATCGAGTTACGCAACGCTTGTGGATGAAGAAAAAGAACTTGGCATTGCGCTTGTGGATATTGGCGGAGGAACAACAGATATCGCTGTGTTTGAAGAGGGTGTGTTGCGTCATAGTGCTTCCATTCCGTACGCGGGAAATCATGTTACACAAGATTTGCGCAAAGGTCTCGGACTTTTACAAGAACAAGCGGAAAAAATAAAGTGCGAATACGGCAATGCGTTTTCAAAAAATATTATTGAAGACGAACCGATTGTGTTGCCGGGAATTGCGGGAAGAAGTCCGATAGAAATTTCCAAAGAAACTATTTGCAGAATTATTCAGCCACGAATGGAAGAAATATTTGAACTTGTTGCCGACGAACTGAAGCGCAATGGATTTGCGAAACGACTTGCGGCGGGGATTGTTCTCACCGGCGGCGGCGCAATGATAAATGGAACTTCGGATTTAGCGCAAACAATGTTTTCTATGCCGGTGAAGTTAGGAATTCCATTCGGATTTTCCGGCGGACTCGTACAAGAAATTGAACATCCGACGTATGCAACATCTGCGGGACTTGCATTGTATGCGTATCGTTATAGAGATAAAATGCACGACGATATTGAAGAAGAACATCCATTGAAAAATATACTGCAGGGTTTGAAGAAATGGTTAAAGCAGATGTAGTTTATTCGTTATTTGGTTCGTTCATTTGTCGGAAAGCACAAACCAATAAACGAACAAGCAAACACAATAAAAGAGTTTTTTAAAAAATATTTTACAAATAATTTAGAGAAAGAAAAGCAAAATGATTGAACTTGAATACAATAATGAACGTGGTGCAAAACTTCGAGTCGTTGGCGTTGGCGGCGGCGGCGGAAATTGCGTCAATAATATGATTGAAAAAGGAATGCGCGGCGTAGAATTTATCACGATGAATACGGATTCGCAAGCGTTGGAAAACAGCAAAGCATCGCGGAAAGTGCAGATTGGAAAATCATTGACTCGCGGACTTGGAGCGGGCGCAGATCCCTCTATTGGACAACGCGCAGCAGAAGAAGACCGTGAAGATATTGCTCGCTCTATCGAAGGTTGCGATATGGTTTTTATTACCGCCGGAATGGGGGGAGGTACGGGAACAGGAGCGGCGCCGGTAATTGCGAATATTGCCAAAAGCGCAGGAGCATTAGTTGTTGCAATAGTAACAAAACCGTTTTCTTCAGAAGGAAAACGAAGAATGTTTCAAGCGGAAACAGGAATTGCGGAATTGAAGAAACATGTTGATACGTTAATTGTTGTTCCCAATCAGA
The window above is part of the Ignavibacteria bacterium genome. Proteins encoded here:
- the ftsA gene encoding cell division protein FtsA, whose amino-acid sequence is MAKNEQLQPPLFVGLDIGTTKICVIIASPNAKGELNVLGIGQADSDGVTKGEIKNLEKVSVAIQNALTLAEQRAGVKITSVVTGIAGEHVQSFQSRGVIAINNAEQEIKREDVLRLLNDTRRVALPPEQKILHVFPQEFIIDGQGGIHDPVGMNGIRLEATVHVVTSANNAMKNIEKCVERTGIKIRDIILQQLASSYATLVDEEKELGIALVDIGGGTTDIAVFEEGVLRHSASIPYAGNHVTQDLRKGLGLLQEQAEKIKCEYGNAFSKNIIEDEPIVLPGIAGRSPIEISKETICRIIQPRMEEIFELVADELKRNGFAKRLAAGIVLTGGGAMINGTSDLAQTMFSMPVKLGIPFGFSGGLVQEIEHPTYATSAGLALYAYRYRDKMHDDIEEEHPLKNILQGLKKWLKQM